Within Bdellovibrionales bacterium, the genomic segment TTTTAGAAATTTGGAAAGTGGTGACTACAGGTTGCAAACAGGCTCAAGGGCCAGAGCCGCAGGCCGAGCACTACCAACACCTGCACCCGGCGATTTTACTGGCCGTTCTTAGAAAATGCCACCAAGCTTAAGTGCATTTGAAGTTGAGTGAAGCCTTTTAGCTCTACCTTCCTTTTCTCTATGTCTACGAGATTTTCACCCCAACCGTGAGGCCCTCGCCCGTCGGAAAAATCGTTGTACAAAAATGAGGTGAACTCGCAAGCCTTGCATTGAACTCACGCATCGCAAGGACCGAAGGAGATTCCTCCTGGCCCGGAAGACCAACACCAATTCGCCCAAAGGCAAAAGTGTTGTCCCCGATAACAACTCCCCCAGTGCGAAGATTTTTTTCTGCCCAATCCAGATATTGAGGATAGCTTGTGGTCCAACATATTGCGTAACCTGCCCGTCGAGACCCGCAGCCTTAAAATTACGATGAGCGACTTGAGCGTGAGCCGGGCTGAGCTCAAAGGTGTATAAATGACCACTTGCCCCCATCCCACGAATCAAAAAAATCCCCGAGTATCCTCCCAAAGTTCCGATCTCGACAGCTTTTTTTGCCCTTGCCATTCGGACCAAAACCTCCAAATGACGCCCATCCAGCTCACTCACCTGAATATCAGGCATCCCCGATTGCAGACATTCTTTTCTCGCTGAAGCCAGGACAGTATCTTCTGGCTTCAATAAATTCTGCACGTATTGCCTGATTCCGCTGTCAGAGTTTCCAAAGAGTTTCTCCACTTTACACCTCTCATCCACCCAGATGTGGCATTGGAATTGACTTCAACTTCAAGCTTAAAAGACGCATCATCGCCATGACTTGATTTCTTCATTACTTGATTACTTGTTTACTTGATTGTTTGATTTTCGGGACTCAACGGACTATATTACTGCAAGAAATGAGGGATATGGGCAAGCTTTTAAATTTTCTATTTGGCAAAGAAAATAACATTTTTGATTCTCAGGGTCGCGTCCTGCAAAGACTTCCGAGACAACGATGGGATGCTTGGCAGCAACGTTACTTGAGTGACTCTGCCTACAACTGGAAAAATCACTCCGGAATGAAGGCCCGGGAGCGTCGTTCTTCCTCGTCGCCCACTTCTGCCCACTGATTAGCTTCATTGGCTTTATTCACAACTCGACCATTCCGTCTCGGGACTCTCGTCTAGATTAGTTCCAATTTGGGACCTAATTCATGAAATCCTCTTCCCGTATGGCTTTGCGCTGCCTATGCTAGAACAAACAATAAGAATTAGCTAGTTCTAGAAAGGACTCGCATATGATAACAAAACGGATTTTGTTTCTAGTCGCCTGGATGGGAGGAATGGGCCTTGGTCTTTCTTTCGGCTTTCCTCAAACGCTCTGCGCCGGGTTTGTCGAAGAAAATACGATGAATATTCCAGTGGGTGCCGCTGCTGGCGGACTAACTCAGGCCGAATTCAACTCGGTTCTTGACGCCGTTGAAGCCGTCTATTCTCCTATCGTTGCTGAAAAGGGAGGAACCCTTCAAATTCGCCGCCTGTGGAATGATGGGACAGTCAATGCCTCAGCCATGCGCTACGGAGGCACCTGGGTCGTGAACATGTATGGAGGTCTCGCTCGCCACCCCGCAATCACCGCAGAGGGCTTTGCACTGGTTGCTTGCCATGAAGTTGGACACCACGTTGGAGGAACACCTAAGATAAGTGATGGCTGGTTTAACTCCTGGGCGAGTAACGAGGGGCAGAGCGACTATTTTGCAGTTCTAAAATGCTTACGCCGCGTGTTTACGCCTGCGGATAACCTCGCTTGGGTCCAAAACAGCAATCTTGATCCTTATCTTTTGTCAGAATGCGCCTCTCAATTCCAGTCCCACGAAGAGCAGGCACTCTGCGCTCGTGCTTCTATGGGTGGAATGTCGACAGCAGAACTCTTTAAGGATTTAAAAAAAGAAACGACTCCAGCCCTGTTTAATACCCCAGACCAAAAAGTCGTCGCAGCCACGGACGACGCACATCCTGGAACGCAATGTCGACTCGACACTTATTTTCAAGGCTCCATCTGCACGGCTGACCTCAATGCGGACCTCAATGACCGCGACTATCGTCAAGGCACATGCACTGTTTCTACGGGCTTTCAAAAAGGTTACCGACCACTCTGCTGGTTCAAACCCTAAACGCTCACACTCCCACAACATTCTTCATGATGTCATTTCAGAAAACATGGTCCTGGCCTTGTCCAGGGCCTCATTTTTATCTTTAATCAATCCTGAAATTTGAAGTCGATAAACTCGATCCAGAATCAGACCCATCAAGGGGCCTCCATCAATTCCGAGATTTAAGAGCTCCGCACCTTGAATCCAAGGCTTTTCTAAGTGGCCATCACCTTGGTCTCTTGAAACGAACTCATCATGAAGCCTAAGGAGACGCTCCTGACCAAGCCCTTCAATCGCACTTAGTACCATCGAAAAATCCAATAAGGATATCCCATGTGGACCGTTTAGATTCATGAGGCAACTCACGTCCTCGTCGCTCAGACCATTGCCATTGCCATTGCCTTGCGAAGGAGCAAGGCGCGACTCACCTCCAGCCCCTCCCTTCAGAAACAACCCTGAATGACTCAAGACAAACAGAGCTTCATGGATCTCATTTTTAGGAAGCCTGAGCCGACGAAAGAAGGATTCAAATTCTTTTTGCATCCAGGCTTTGTGTTGCTCCATCGGAATACCATCAAGCCCACGGGCCTTCGCCTCGGGCCACACAAGAAGAGCCCAGAGAAGTCCACATCGAGATTCCTCGCCAATCTTGTGCGCCAAGTGGCGTCCCATGCGAGCCCAAGAATGCAAGTCTGATCTTGCCATCACCCTTAACTCGGGAAGAATCACTTCAGCCATCCCCGTTAAAACCAAATCATGCAAAGCTCTAACTCGACTCTTCAACAGCATCATCTTACGAAGTTCGGAGGTGATTCTCTCCTGTGAAACAAGCTTTGCCTGGGACGACTTTTTGCAAATGGATTTAAATGTTTGCCTCTCTATATTAAAGTCAATTTGAGCTGAGATCCGCAGGGCCCTCAAAAGACGAAGTTTGTCTTCTTCAAAGCGCAACTCGGGATTTCCCACGGTCTTCAGAACCTTGTTTCGCAAATCTTCGCGCCCGCCAACGTAGTCAATGATCTGCCCGGTGGAGAAATCACAAAAAAGGGCGTTTACTGTGAAGTCCCTCCTCTCTGCGTCCTCCTTTGGGCTGGCCCTGCGGACGGTTGAGGGCCTGCGTCCGTCGAGGTACAATCCGTCCGCGCGGAAACAGGAAATTTCCACTTGGAAGCCCGCAAATGGAATGATCAGAACCCCAAATTGTTTCCCCACAGAGAGAGCTGAAGGAAAAAGTTTTTCCAATTCTTCTTGACGCGCATCAGTTGCGATATCAAAGTCGTTGGCCGTGCGTCCCAGAAGAAAGTCTCGAACACAACCTCCAGCAAGATAGGCCTTGTAGCCGCTTTTTAACAAAATCTGGCAAATCTCTTGAACGGCTGTAAAATGTGGATGCTCATCGAAATTTTTCAATTGGTAGGAACCTCGCTGAAATGCAGACTATTCAAGCCTCATATAGACCATCGTCATCATGACACAAATCGAAGAACAGATCAAAATCAAGGGTTTCAAACGATATGGTTTTACTCCTCTTCAACCAGCACTCAGTCTTGATTTGTATAAAAATTGGCTTGAGAAGGACTTTCACGGA encodes:
- a CDS encoding CCA tRNA nucleotidyltransferase, coding for MKNFDEHPHFTAVQEICQILLKSGYKAYLAGGCVRDFLLGRTANDFDIATDARQEELEKLFPSALSVGKQFGVLIIPFAGFQVEISCFRADGLYLDGRRPSTVRRASPKEDAERRDFTVNALFCDFSTGQIIDYVGGREDLRNKVLKTVGNPELRFEEDKLRLLRALRISAQIDFNIERQTFKSICKKSSQAKLVSQERITSELRKMMLLKSRVRALHDLVLTGMAEVILPELRVMARSDLHSWARMGRHLAHKIGEESRCGLLWALLVWPEAKARGLDGIPMEQHKAWMQKEFESFFRRLRLPKNEIHEALFVLSHSGLFLKGGAGGESRLAPSQGNGNGNGLSDEDVSCLMNLNGPHGISLLDFSMVLSAIEGLGQERLLRLHDEFVSRDQGDGHLEKPWIQGAELLNLGIDGGPLMGLILDRVYRLQISGLIKDKNEALDKARTMFSEMTS